In Scomber japonicus isolate fScoJap1 chromosome 7, fScoJap1.pri, whole genome shotgun sequence, one genomic interval encodes:
- the LOC128362382 gene encoding T-cell acute lymphocytic leukemia protein 1 homolog encodes MKNRSDFREGSGPVVRRPGSGPVVQRVFTNSRERWRQQNLNGAFNELRQLVPTHPPDRKLSKNQVLQLALRYIRFLDQLLTDQDLRRPQDLRRPQGRAESLQGSLSPCSTSESSVDEEFSPDSLMEELHRGAQWMQTA; translated from the exons atgaaaaacagaagcGATTTCAGAGAAG GTTCTGGTCCTGTGGTCCGGCGGCCAGGTTCTGGTCCTGTGGTCCAGAGGGTCTTCACTAACAGTCGGGAACGTTGGCGTCAGCAGAACCTGAACGGAGCGTTCAATGAGCTGCGGCAGCTCGTCCCCACGCACCCCCCCGACAGGAAGCTCAGCAAGAACCAGGTCCTGCAGCTCGCCCTCCGATACATCCGCTTCCTGGACCAGCTCCTGACAGACCAGGACCTCAGGCGCCCCCAGGACCTCAGGCGCCCTCAGGGGCGGGCTGAGAGCCTGCAGGGGTCGCTGTCTCCATGCTCCACCTCTGAGAGCTCAGTAGACGAAGAATTCAGCCCCGACAgcctgatggaggagctgcaCCGTGGGGCTCAGTGGATGCAGACAgcctga